The following coding sequences lie in one Caldivirga sp. genomic window:
- the ilvB gene encoding biosynthetic-type acetolactate synthase large subunit: MVTVVRAVDALADEVVKMNIKEVFGIPGGQIMPLFDAFYGKDTKIFLFRHEQGAIHAADAYGRITRRPGIVMVTSGPGATNLATGLANAMMDSSPLVALTGQVPTSVFGRDAFQETDIIGLSMPIVKHTFMVKKPDDLVPAFKAAYRIATDGRPGPVLVDLPRDVQLSEVKGECSGSINVNYKGVPEPDIGLVAYAVKLLMDAERPVMLVGGGVCWSNATEEVLAIAETLWMPIVTTLPGKNCVPNNHPLFMGPAGMHGRVEADAALINSDLVLAIGTRFSDRTVGDFKEFQRGRRIIHIDIDKSEIGKNVKPSVGIIGDAKVALRMMLELIPKAAVKNEAFVNWLRSIKESYEKFREQDNMPGFAPWKVLKVIREVTPPHAITATSVGSHQMWSELHWDVYVPGTFITSAGLGTMGFGLPAALGAKVAKPNVPVIDIDGDGSFQMTMQNLALVREYNLPIIVVIFDNSTLMLVRHWQMLLYSRRIIGVDFQANPDFIKIAEAYGIDGVRPSNYDELRSSVARAIRSNEPLVVDVTIDRERDLVLPWVQPGKWLTEVTLPDGFKVDLRYGGGHE, translated from the coding sequence GAGCAGGGAGCCATTCATGCGGCTGACGCCTACGGTAGGATTACTAGGAGGCCTGGGATTGTAATGGTAACCTCAGGCCCAGGGGCAACTAACCTAGCTACCGGCTTAGCCAACGCAATGATGGATTCATCACCCCTAGTAGCCTTAACCGGCCAAGTACCAACCTCAGTGTTTGGTAGGGATGCATTCCAGGAAACTGACATTATCGGTTTATCAATGCCGATAGTTAAACACACTTTCATGGTTAAGAAACCCGACGACCTCGTACCAGCCTTTAAGGCCGCCTACAGGATAGCCACTGACGGTAGACCTGGCCCTGTCCTAGTGGATTTACCGAGGGATGTTCAATTATCTGAGGTTAAGGGTGAATGCTCAGGGAGCATTAACGTTAACTACAAGGGTGTTCCAGAACCAGACATAGGCCTAGTGGCCTATGCCGTTAAACTACTGATGGATGCTGAAAGACCAGTGATGCTGGTTGGTGGCGGGGTGTGTTGGAGTAATGCCACTGAGGAGGTGCTGGCCATTGCTGAAACACTCTGGATGCCTATAGTGACTACCCTACCTGGTAAGAACTGTGTACCGAATAATCACCCATTATTCATGGGTCCAGCTGGAATGCATGGTAGGGTTGAGGCTGATGCTGCATTAATTAACTCCGACCTAGTATTGGCTATTGGGACAAGGTTCAGTGATAGGACTGTGGGTGACTTCAAGGAGTTCCAGAGGGGTAGGAGGATTATTCATATTGATATTGATAAGAGTGAGATAGGGAAGAACGTTAAGCCAAGCGTCGGCATAATAGGTGACGCTAAGGTTGCCTTAAGGATGATGCTGGAGTTGATCCCGAAGGCAGCCGTTAAGAATGAGGCCTTCGTTAATTGGCTTAGGTCGATTAAGGAGTCTTACGAGAAGTTTAGGGAGCAGGATAACATGCCTGGTTTCGCACCATGGAAGGTACTTAAGGTGATTAGGGAGGTTACGCCACCACACGCCATAACGGCCACAAGCGTCGGTAGTCATCAAATGTGGAGTGAGCTCCACTGGGATGTTTACGTGCCTGGAACATTCATAACCAGCGCTGGCCTAGGGACTATGGGGTTTGGTTTACCAGCAGCCCTTGGAGCCAAGGTTGCTAAGCCTAATGTACCTGTTATTGACATTGACGGTGATGGCTCATTCCAAATGACCATGCAGAACCTAGCCCTAGTTAGGGAGTATAATTTACCCATAATTGTGGTTATATTCGATAATTCAACACTCATGCTTGTTAGGCATTGGCAAATGCTACTCTACAGTAGGAGAATAATTGGCGTCGACTTCCAGGCTAACCCAGACTTCATTAAGATAGCTGAGGCGTATGGGATAGATGGGGTTAGGCCAAGTAATTACGATGAGTTAAGGAGTAGTGTAGCTAGGGCTATTAGGAGTAATGAACCACTGGTGGTTGATGTAACAATAGATAGGGAGAGGGACTTAGTGCTACCGTGGGTTCAGCCGGGTAAGTGGCTTACTGAAGTAACCCTACCTGATGGGTTTAAGGTTGACTTAAGGTATGGTGGTGGGCATGAATAA
- a CDS encoding ACT domain-containing protein, translated as MNNYKISITLLNNDGSVDPVVRALNVIRRGKVNVKSMLTYFNQNHVNVEVYVEGIEDEVNWVCNKLNKLYDVVNVSYSTSISIPKVQSLQVGERNG; from the coding sequence ATGAATAACTATAAGATAAGCATAACGTTGCTTAATAATGATGGAAGCGTAGACCCGGTGGTTAGGGCACTTAACGTAATCAGGAGGGGTAAGGTGAACGTTAAGTCAATGTTAACTTACTTCAATCAGAATCACGTTAACGTTGAAGTGTACGTTGAGGGTATTGAAGATGAGGTTAACTGGGTTTGTAATAAATTGAATAAACTATACGATGTAGTTAACGTAAGCTACTCAACAAGTATAAGTATACCTAAAGTACAGTCTCTACAGGTAGGTGAGAGGAATGGCTAA
- the ilvC gene encoding ketol-acid reductoisomerase — MAKIYREGDVDLSELKGKVVAVLGYGIQGRSWALNMRDSGLRVIVGVRPGKSRDLAQQEGFEAHDVAEATRMADVIAVLLPDMVQPRVWASEIGPNLKPGALVIFAHGFNIRYNLIKPPSNVDVTLVAPKAPGKAVRDEYLRGWGVPALVAVHQDYTGKALKRALAVAKANGFTRVGVIETTFAEETETDLIGEQTVLVGGLMELIKKGFETMIELGYQPEVAYFEVLNEAKLIMDLIWERGIYGMLNGVSETARYGGLTVGPYVLDNAVKERMRKAAERVRNGEFAREWLNEYEGGMKNLSRMLNEIKNHKIEIVGEELRKLMRSGR; from the coding sequence ATGGCTAAGATATATAGGGAGGGAGACGTGGACCTATCTGAATTGAAAGGTAAAGTAGTGGCCGTGTTAGGCTACGGTATACAGGGGAGGTCATGGGCACTTAACATGAGGGACAGCGGGTTAAGGGTAATCGTAGGTGTGAGGCCAGGTAAGAGCCGTGACCTAGCTCAACAGGAGGGGTTTGAAGCTCATGATGTTGCTGAGGCAACCAGAATGGCTGACGTCATTGCTGTACTACTCCCAGACATGGTTCAACCAAGGGTTTGGGCCAGTGAAATAGGGCCTAATCTAAAACCCGGTGCACTAGTCATATTTGCCCACGGCTTCAACATACGCTACAACCTAATTAAACCCCCCAGTAACGTTGACGTAACACTGGTAGCCCCAAAGGCACCAGGTAAGGCTGTTAGGGATGAGTACCTGAGGGGATGGGGAGTGCCTGCACTTGTTGCAGTTCACCAGGACTACACCGGTAAGGCGCTTAAAAGGGCGTTGGCGGTTGCTAAGGCAAACGGCTTCACCAGGGTTGGTGTAATTGAAACCACCTTCGCTGAGGAGACTGAAACAGACCTAATCGGTGAGCAGACAGTGCTGGTGGGTGGCTTAATGGAGTTGATTAAGAAGGGGTTTGAAACCATGATTGAACTTGGTTATCAACCTGAGGTAGCCTACTTCGAGGTCCTTAATGAGGCTAAGTTAATAATGGACCTAATATGGGAGAGGGGCATATATGGGATGCTTAACGGTGTTAGTGAAACAGCAAGGTACGGGGGGTTAACGGTAGGCCCCTATGTTCTTGATAATGCCGTTAAGGAGAGGATGAGGAAGGCTGCTGAGAGGGTTAGGAACGGGGAATTCGCCAGGGAGTGGCTGAATGAGTATGAGGGGGGCATGAAGAACCTCAGTAGGATGCTTAATGAGATTAAGAACCATAAGATAGAGATTGTTGGTGAGGAATTGAGGAAACTAATGAGGAGTGGTAGGTAA